In Planococcus citri chromosome 4, ihPlaCitr1.1, whole genome shotgun sequence, the genomic window GCTGTCGAAAGATCTTCCGGTGTGATATAATCAGTTGAGATGTaattaaattaggtaaattatgagcaatttttcatcttctatacaattaatttaaaattaaaagttttaaaattcaaaaagtttctttGTTGGATCAAACGTAGAATTAtttataagtaagtatttagaTGAATTGTATTTGGTCGTTGATGTcgtttttacgtaaaattatgCCACTAAACTTTTATCAGTGATAAATGAACAGTTTTAGAGAACACAAAAGTAGAATGTAcattagtttttaattttatattatttgttttattatgTTTACACGAAgttaaagtcaaaatttaataaacaatttttccataatatttttcatttcattaaaaaaaactttaaaaaaaacttttgacaattagGTATTGTTGTTAACTTGTTATGAATGtcctttgaaataatttcagaaCGATAGGGATTCGAACAGACAACTGTCGCACTCTAGGAAAAAGTAGCTCAAAACGTAGGAACCACGTGAAAAAAGGATTAGAAAAAGGAAAGTTTTTAAATGCGATTATTGTATGCATAAGGatacattttctttttcaaaaattatttttgattccAAAAGTAGAATATTTCAGCTtcaataattaatcaaaaagTCAATCATATACTCATAAgataattatttacttttttaaaatctgtttagtctcgcttttttgacgaaaattttgaaaaagcacgagtaggtatcatttttgtGCTCATTGTCAAGAGAAATCTTGCATTTTGCTAATATTATCGAAGTCTtgctttctgcaaaaaaatacaaaatacaaaatacaaaatctctcgctttttggcaaaattgctaaaaaaaattcactttattttctaaaaagttacaaaaagtTTGActctttttcaaatacctattgtacaagttttttttttttttgatagaaaattcacaaaaacttGTTTTGATGCTTAACTTtacaaaatattgctttttacaaaaaattgtcaaaaattcttggtttttcactgacgaaaaaatgtttgccattcatcaataaaataattacaaactATAGCtctcttgcaaaaaaaaaaatccaaaaagtacctCATTATTCCAAAACttgtccaaaagtctcgttttttgtcagaaattgagaaaagtgccaatttttgccaCTAATTACTCACAAAGGGATCCTGTTTGTTGCTAGATTAtccaaagtcttgttttttggcaATACTCTCGCTTTTTAGCAACATTTCTAAGTTTTTGTTTCTTCAAGAATAGCCTAGTCTGTGCTCTTTTTCCACTAATTAACCAACAGCTATACGTACCAAAAGTCCCAGctttctgcttaaatttttaaaattttttgctttctcAGAAATGAGaacaatttttgctttttagctaaaaaactaaaaattttctcaaaaaattccagaaaatcttattttttccaaaattattcaaaatattcggtttatttcagaaattggcaaaaagagtttccttttgttaaaattgtcaaagtctcaatttttgcaaaaaattgtatttttagcagaaatcgaaaaattgtcatcttTGTTACAAAAAGCTGCCAAAATATGTTGttatttttgttggtttttatcgaaaaattgcaaaataaggtacctaGTGTATCTATGATcacttggaaaattgaaaatcagaagATTTCACCTCGATCAATTTTGATCATGTGGCCTTAATAAGAACTTGAGAACATCTAGTTCCTTATGGACTTGAGTATATTTTCTGATAGGAAACATCTGTGTGTCTGGCGTAGTGAATTTTTAGGGTCATCAAAACTTatcaaaactgataaaaattgttAGGTATGGGCtacttcattaaaattttataattcagTTTctctgtgaaaattttaatcagatGTGTATATCCTTATCAATATAAATACAGCATGGTAAATATCTTACCCTACTTACtgtgaaattgaaatcatttttcataaatttatattttagaTGAATTCCTAGTTAACTGTAGTGAGTGCCtacttttatttcattaaatttacttGTTGTTACAGAGCCTTCTTTCAGTGACGAAGGTTCGACTAAAGTTTTTCCTCGCGATTTTATAGGAAGTCTCGTATAATATTTTGTGACTATACAACATAATTCATGTTGAGTAAAGGGATACCATCGAAGGTAGTAGTCTTCATAGAATGCATCCTGTTATCATGCTGTGTAAAACAAATTTCATCCAGTGTattcgaaaaatcaatatcAAGCCCATATTTCGTAGATAAGACAGCGATGATCAAAACATTattcgaaaattgtaaaaatactcCAAACATTATGATCACTTGCCCAAAGTTATTTGGAAAAAGCCTTAATCTCGATATGATCAAACGATTCGCCGAAATCgaagttgataaaaatggcATTCCAGTACCAAAGACCGAAACTTCAAATTataaactattttcaaattcttcgcTCAAAATATCTCAACATAAAAACCTAATCGATGCGCATTTAGCCGAATATCCAGTTATTTTATTCAATCTGAGTTTAAATGAGATACAAATGGAAAACACAACTGTTGAAAGGATACTTCAAGGATTACGTGAGGCATTAAAAACAACCACCCTGAAATACGAATGGTTATTGAATAAACTGGTTGAAATACAATCaaacgttgaaaattcaaaacttgagGAACAgatcagttttttgcaaaatgtgtTGGATATGAATTTGAACCGAGATGGAATAACTACCAGTTTATTACGACTGACCGAAATCGTATACCAATGTTTTCTGAAAAAGGTAATCGTTCTGATCGATGATTACGATGCGGTCATTAATAAGGCCATTTTAACTCCTAATTTGGACTCGGATGCGGTAATCAAAGTCATAAAAACGATGATTGGCAAATTACTCGAACCCTTTTATCCATACGTTAAATTTGCTGTGATCACTGGAATGAATGGGATTTTATACCATTTTCATTtccttgaaatgaaaacaatcaGTCATTtccttgaaatgaaaacaatcaGCCATCATCGTTTCTCGAGTTCTCCTCTATTCagtttttatttcggttttacCAATGAAGAAGTGAATCTTCTTCTCAATCGTTTGAATATTGGCCAGAAACAGTCGGAACGAGATCAAATAGAGAAATATTACAAAGGGTACACCGCTCTGGGAAATCTACCCGTTAAAACGTCGACAGAAAAAACAATATTCAATCCTTATTCCATCACGTCGTATTTAGCTGATGTAGTGGAACATACCGGTCCTTCAAAGGATCTAAATTATTGGGCTGAAACTGAACCAAAAGCTAGGTTTCTCGAGAAATTCGTGAAAGCCAGCGAATTTCGTAAATTTATGATGGAACTTTTGCACGATAAAATCATTTTCGTTAAGCATATGCATAATTATTACGAAAATGAACTCGTAGCTTTTAAAAATCTAGTCGATAGAGATTTCGAGGATATCAGTAGTTTCGACGTTTTAACTTTTCTGGCCTTTATGTTCGAGTATGGGTACCTGAGTTATACTCGAGAACTCAATTTTTATCGTATTCCTAATAAAGAAGTAGCTCGagatattcgaaaatatttgttACTATGGTATAGAAATTCGGTCGCTATTACAGAGGAAGAATTGAGCTCAATTGGAGATCATTTATCAGATGTAATTAACTTGGAAGATGCCCCCGATTCCAAGTTCAATCAGTTCGTGCAAACTTCAAGTCGAGTATTCGAATCGATGGTTTCGAAACATGAAGAGCTTATGCCTAAAAGAGGAGGATTGCAGTTCGAATTACGTTCAATTTTGTACTTAGCAGCGACTGGTAAAGAACGACGAGCTAAAGTAGGAGAAAAGCTCGAtagtgatttttatgaaaattatccGGATACAGCGAAATTAGTCGTGATTAATGATGAAGGCACAGCTATGATAATATTGATCATGTATGAAGACAGTGAAACCTTGCAAGAGGCTATGCAGTATGTAAAGACCAACaaattgaatctgaaacaaaCCATCAAGTGTAAGAAAATTTTATCCGTCAATTTACTCAAAGATTTGACTTGGGAGACGGATTATGAAGTAATATTTCTCCAGAGAGAAACGGGTTGGTGATTTGTTGATTTcgtgtacgagtaggtacctatcttagaGTACCTACTGAGTACATATGACCTACATtggcagaataaattttgaccttGGGTGAGCTGTACGTTTTTAAAAgcaataaaaacaagaaaatatttATTACACGTACATAGagttatttaaaattacaaatatttcgaTGGTGTAGGTAAAAACATTACCTACTGATGAAAACTTATCCAATAAACATCCTTCAATCTTATTtcttattttataattatttacataggtacctacctagaattGAAATCCAGCAGAAAAGGCTAGTACAAGATTTAAGTGATCTACATTGCTACATATTCGTTCGTATTCAACTCGTCATACTGTTGCCTACCCCAGTTTCTAACTCTATCGTAATATCTTTGCAATATTCGATTCCGGTACATAAAATAACCCAAACCAGTGCCCAAAATTATCAGAACAATAAACTCGAGCACAAGTGCAAAAGTACTCGTCCCTTTAGTTTTTTCCTCGGGTGGTACTTCTAGAGGTAAACCTTCGTATTCTGGTTGATCGTGTTGCCATTCGACTTGTGCAGAATGATTATTACACCAGTATTTTGTACTCGAGAGATCAACATTATCACATAAACAGGTGTAATTCAGTTGTGGCGATGACGATGAGGGACGAAGTAAACACATGCCTTTGCAGGATGCTTTTTTGCAAGGATTAGGAAtctgtaaaattcaaattatttatgAGTATAAAAATTGCAAGTGTTTTAAGGATCTGGACTAACTTAAATGATCAaaacgataatttaaaaaaaaatattgcaggattttttctaaattcagtGGGGACgtaaatttttcagttccaTAGTTCCAGATATGCCCCTGGAGGGAAGATACGTATAGGTTCTTAAAGcggggacattttcgaaaaaattatgggTTTTGACTCTAACCCCTTCAACCAATCtacctattttgagaaaaatttctcagcCCCAAAAGATATAGTATTTTAGATTCTGCGCCGACTTAGGGAATTTCCATCAACATCATAGACCATTTTTAAGGTTTCACTgggcgattgaaaatttgcaaatcgtttatttttgggttggttcgttttttggaaattttttcttctgaaatatttcacattaatcaAGCTAAAACAACGAAAGatattatttctaaaattgggagaatattttggaatacagtgatgccaattttctggtcattattgtaaattccaaaaaattgagaaaaagagccaaaaagttttcaattttttttgattttttgaaattcgtggTAATGACTAAAATAttatctcaatttcaaaaataatatctttcGACGCTTTAGATCAATTACTTAATGTGAAACacttcggaattttttttgtttcaaaacaaatattttcccaaaaatcaaagtttccaaaaatgagcaccttaaaaattttcaactgctcaataGAGCTCCACAagaggtcttggattttgattgcaATGGTTTAGGCTGACGCAGAATCTGAACTACCATCTTTTGTAACTGGGCCATTTCTACCACAACAGGTTGGGTAAAAGCTGGAGCGAAAAATaaaccacattttttttcaaaaatgtccacaCTTTAATAAGGACTCATAAATCTCTTCTCCAGGGACACCATGAGAGATACAATTTCTTCTGagagactttcaactcaaaatgaaagccTCGCTGCTcgatttggtcaaaatcctcatactttcattatttttttga contains:
- the LOC135843421 gene encoding uncharacterized protein LOC135843421; translated protein: MLSKGIPSKVVVFIECILLSCCVKQISSSVFEKSISSPYFVDKTAMIKTLFENCKNTPNIMITCPKLFGKSLNLDMIKRFAEIEVDKNGIPVPKTETSNYKLFSNSSLKISQHKNLIDAHLAEYPVILFNLSLNEIQMENTTVERILQGLREALKTTTLKYEWLLNKLVEIQSNVENSKLEEQISFLQNVLDMNLNRDGITTSLLRLTEIVYQCFLKKVIVLIDDYDAVINKAILTPNLDSDAVIKVIKTMIGKLLEPFYPYVKFAVITGMNGILYHFHFLEMKTISHFLEMKTISHHRFSSSPLFSFYFGFTNEEVNLLLNRLNIGQKQSERDQIEKYYKGYTALGNLPVKTSTEKTIFNPYSITSYLADVVEHTGPSKDLNYWAETEPKARFLEKFVKASEFRKFMMELLHDKIIFVKHMHNYYENELVAFKNLVDRDFEDISSFDVLTFLAFMFEYGYLSYTRELNFYRIPNKEVARDIRKYLLLWYRNSVAITEEELSSIGDHLSDVINLEDAPDSKFNQFVQTSSRVFESMVSKHEELMPKRGGLQFELRSILYLAATGKERRAKVGEKLDSDFYENYPDTAKLVVINDEGTAMIILIMYEDSETLQEAMQYVKTNKLNLKQTIKCKKILSVNLLKDLTWETDYEVIFLQRETGW